One window of the Bradyrhizobium sp. NP1 genome contains the following:
- a CDS encoding NIPSNAP family protein: protein MLYDHRYYCCRFGTIRKQLALYEQYGWEVQRKHLGDPLAFLVTETGNVNSYVHIWQYKDADDRVRRRAALNADPAWQLYLEKANEAAYIISQQTSLMVNAPFFS from the coding sequence ATGCTCTACGACCATCGCTATTATTGCTGTCGCTTCGGCACGATCAGGAAGCAGCTCGCGCTCTATGAGCAATATGGCTGGGAGGTGCAGCGCAAGCACCTCGGCGATCCCCTGGCGTTCCTGGTCACCGAGACCGGCAACGTCAATTCCTATGTCCATATCTGGCAGTACAAGGACGCGGACGACCGCGTCCGCCGCCGCGCGGCACTCAACGCCGATCCGGCCTGGCAGCTCTACCTCGAGAAGGCGAACGAGGCCGCCTACATCATTTCGCAGCAGACCAGCCTGATGGTCAACGCGCCGTTTTTTAGCTGA
- a CDS encoding CoA-transferase, whose product MADVLVEPYARLRDSMAQRDRSLREKVVSLEEAASFVQDGMKVGVGGSTMSRTPMAMIWELIRERRKHLSISRCIVSTDGDLVFGSDIADSVMTSWFAQGILWGLSKVMRHHVESGNKRFEEWSHMAMGMRFRAGGMGVPFLPTRAMLGSDVMHQRPEAKQIDCPFTGEKLLLVPALNPDVALIHVQRCDPYGNAQMDGLQFMDIDLALAANRVILTTERIVSNDQIRREPDQTKIPFFCVDAVVEVPYGSAPHECYGLYEPMMQHMEAYVAQVNSDPVKGMKDYLDRYFYAPKSWNDYLALIGMDEILEASRKGRSIYND is encoded by the coding sequence TTGGCGGACGTTCTGGTCGAGCCGTATGCCCGGCTCAGGGATAGCATGGCGCAGCGCGACCGCTCCTTGCGGGAAAAGGTCGTCTCGCTCGAGGAGGCGGCAAGCTTCGTCCAGGACGGGATGAAGGTCGGCGTCGGCGGCTCCACCATGTCGCGCACGCCCATGGCGATGATCTGGGAACTGATCCGGGAGCGCCGCAAGCATCTCTCGATCTCGCGCTGCATCGTCTCCACCGACGGCGATCTGGTGTTCGGCTCCGATATCGCCGACAGCGTCATGACAAGCTGGTTCGCGCAGGGCATCCTGTGGGGCCTGTCGAAGGTAATGCGCCACCACGTCGAGAGCGGCAACAAGCGCTTCGAGGAATGGAGCCACATGGCGATGGGCATGCGCTTCCGTGCCGGCGGCATGGGCGTGCCGTTCCTGCCGACCCGCGCCATGCTGGGTTCCGACGTGATGCACCAGCGCCCAGAGGCCAAGCAGATCGACTGCCCGTTCACGGGCGAGAAGCTTCTGCTCGTGCCGGCGCTCAATCCCGACGTCGCGCTGATCCATGTGCAACGCTGCGATCCTTACGGCAACGCGCAGATGGACGGCCTGCAGTTCATGGACATTGATCTCGCGCTCGCCGCCAACCGCGTCATCCTGACCACCGAGCGCATCGTCTCCAACGACCAGATCCGGCGCGAACCGGACCAGACCAAGATCCCCTTCTTCTGCGTCGACGCGGTCGTCGAGGTGCCCTACGGCTCGGCGCCGCACGAGTGCTACGGCCTCTACGAGCCGATGATGCAGCACATGGAGGCCTATGTCGCGCAGGTCAATTCCGACCCGGTCAAGGGCATGAAGGACTATCTCGACCGCTATTTCTACGCGCCGAAATCCTGGAACGACTATCTCGCGCTGATCGGCATGGACGAAATCCTTGAAGCAAGCCGCAAGGGCAGGAGCATCTACAATGACTGA
- the ybaK gene encoding Cys-tRNA(Pro) deacylase has translation MSKVTRATRMLEQAGVAFSVHAYDYDPDAERIGLQAAEALGEPAARVLKTLMALVDGKPACVIVPSDREVSMKKLAAAFGGKSAQMMKVPDAERLSGYKVGGISPFGQARPIRTAIEEQAMAQDFVFINGGQRGLQVRLRPRDAAQVLKAIVAALAA, from the coding sequence ATGTCGAAGGTCACGCGCGCAACCCGCATGCTGGAGCAGGCGGGCGTCGCCTTCTCGGTCCACGCCTACGACTACGATCCGGACGCCGAGCGGATCGGCCTGCAGGCCGCGGAAGCCCTCGGCGAGCCGGCGGCGCGTGTGCTCAAGACGCTGATGGCGCTGGTCGATGGCAAGCCGGCCTGCGTCATCGTGCCGTCCGACCGCGAGGTTTCCATGAAGAAGCTCGCGGCTGCATTCGGTGGCAAATCGGCGCAGATGATGAAGGTGCCCGACGCAGAGCGACTGTCAGGCTACAAGGTGGGCGGCATCAGCCCGTTCGGCCAGGCGCGCCCGATCCGGACTGCGATCGAGGAACAGGCGATGGCGCAGGATTTCGTCTTTATCAACGGCGGCCAGCGCGGGCTGCAGGTGAGGCTGCGCCCGCGCGATGCCGCACAAGTGCTGAAGGCGATCGTGGCAGCGCTTGCGGCGTAA
- a CDS encoding ArgE/DapE family deacylase: MTDPVRKKILDKVDASRDHAIKFLQDMVAIPSVTGDEAAIQKHMHAYLKKIGLEVDMWETNWEELKKHPGYRPVDRGYENRPNIVATLKGTGGGRSLLLNGHTDVIPVGNGEGWSDNPWSAKIENGRIYGRGSCDMKSGVASHVLAVQYLKELGLTPKGDVMINIVIDEEVSGHGTLDTVARGYKADAGISGETSDLFVQPACIGRIWFQIDVEGKPAGIQQRYLGISAIDLGNKIVKAVQELEDERVATVKHHLYPSAIDSLPCIIGSFQAGNYPSAFPASAVLKGSIGTVPSEDHEGVKQSLVKKIAEVAAKDPWMKDHPPVVKFVGYDAEASEIPVKHPIVETVCNVYTEITGKKPTISGRQGAADTRFLNKYAATPTVIFGPGSTAVMHANDEYVSIDDYLTAIKVMALSIYDWCNTPRA, encoded by the coding sequence ATGACCGATCCCGTACGCAAGAAGATCCTCGACAAGGTCGACGCCTCGCGCGACCACGCCATCAAGTTCCTGCAGGACATGGTGGCGATCCCGAGCGTGACCGGCGACGAAGCCGCGATCCAGAAGCACATGCACGCCTACCTGAAGAAGATCGGGCTTGAGGTCGACATGTGGGAGACCAACTGGGAAGAGCTGAAGAAGCATCCCGGCTACCGGCCGGTTGACCGCGGCTACGAGAACCGTCCGAACATCGTCGCGACGCTGAAGGGCACCGGCGGCGGCCGCTCGCTGCTGCTCAACGGCCATACCGACGTCATCCCGGTCGGCAACGGCGAGGGCTGGAGCGACAATCCCTGGTCCGCCAAGATCGAGAACGGCCGCATCTATGGCCGCGGCTCCTGCGACATGAAGAGCGGCGTCGCCAGCCACGTGCTGGCGGTGCAGTATCTGAAGGAGCTCGGCCTGACCCCGAAGGGCGATGTGATGATCAACATCGTCATCGACGAGGAAGTCAGCGGACACGGCACGCTCGATACCGTGGCTCGCGGCTACAAGGCCGACGCCGGCATCTCGGGCGAGACCTCCGACCTCTTTGTCCAGCCGGCCTGCATCGGCCGCATCTGGTTCCAGATCGACGTCGAGGGCAAGCCGGCCGGCATCCAGCAGCGCTACCTCGGCATCAGCGCGATCGATCTCGGCAACAAGATCGTCAAGGCGGTGCAGGAGCTGGAGGACGAGCGCGTCGCGACCGTGAAGCATCACCTCTATCCGAGCGCGATCGACTCGCTGCCCTGCATCATCGGCAGCTTCCAGGCTGGCAACTATCCGAGCGCCTTCCCTGCCAGCGCGGTGCTGAAGGGTTCGATCGGCACCGTGCCGAGCGAGGATCACGAGGGCGTCAAGCAGAGCCTTGTGAAGAAGATCGCCGAGGTCGCGGCCAAGGACCCGTGGATGAAGGATCATCCGCCGGTGGTGAAGTTCGTCGGCTACGACGCGGAAGCCTCGGAAATCCCGGTCAAGCATCCGATCGTGGAAACCGTGTGCAACGTCTATACCGAGATCACCGGCAAGAAGCCGACCATCTCGGGCCGCCAGGGCGCCGCCGATACGCGCTTCCTGAACAAGTATGCTGCGACCCCGACCGTGATCTTCGGGCCTGGCTCGACCGCCGTCATGCATGCCAACGACGAATACGTCTCGATCGACGACTATCTGACGGCGATCAAGGTGATGGCGCTGAGCATCTACGACTGGTGCAACACGCCGCGGGCCTAA
- a CDS encoding CoA-transferase, translating into MTEARRYSANEILAILSARQLQDGQVVFAGIGVPLLAATLAQATRCPALTILFEGGVIGAFVEPGKLPPSTNDQRCTKRANMVLGSADVLLLLQRGYVDVGFMGGAQIDQFGNLNSSFIGDPAKPKTRLPGTGGGNDISSLTNMIVAMKHEKRRFVENVDFITSPGFIRGGTSRRDSGLPSGGMFRVITELAVFGFDDRTRRMKVLALNPGTTREEVQDNTGFRLDFDEKIEMTAPPTDHELAALRKLDPERLFTA; encoded by the coding sequence ATGACTGAGGCGCGGCGCTATTCGGCGAACGAGATTCTTGCGATTCTCTCCGCGCGCCAGTTGCAGGACGGGCAGGTGGTGTTCGCCGGCATCGGCGTGCCGCTGCTGGCTGCGACGCTCGCGCAGGCGACGCGCTGCCCGGCGCTGACCATCCTGTTCGAGGGCGGCGTGATCGGCGCCTTCGTCGAGCCCGGCAAGCTGCCGCCCTCGACCAACGACCAGCGCTGCACCAAGCGCGCGAACATGGTGCTCGGCAGCGCCGACGTGCTGCTGCTGCTGCAGCGCGGCTATGTCGATGTCGGCTTCATGGGCGGCGCCCAGATCGACCAGTTCGGCAATCTGAACTCCTCCTTCATCGGCGATCCGGCCAAGCCGAAGACGCGGCTGCCGGGCACCGGTGGCGGCAACGACATCTCGAGCCTCACCAACATGATCGTGGCGATGAAGCACGAGAAGCGCCGCTTCGTCGAAAACGTCGACTTCATCACCAGCCCCGGCTTCATCCGCGGCGGCACCAGCCGCCGCGATTCCGGCCTGCCGAGCGGCGGCATGTTCCGTGTGATCACGGAGCTTGCGGTGTTCGGATTCGACGACAGGACGAGGCGGATGAAGGTGCTGGCGCTCAATCCCGGCACTACCCGCGAGGAAGTGCAGGACAATACCGGCTTCAGGCTCGACTTCGACGAGAAGATCGAGATGACGGCCCCGCCGACCGACCATGAACTGGCGGCCCTGCGAAAGCTCGATCCCGAGCGACTGTTCACAGCTTAA
- a CDS encoding TIGR03619 family F420-dependent LLM class oxidoreductase, producing the protein MTELTKTFGVAARNFTAYPEMPNARALVDYGVRVEELGYDSVWVWDHMLLGVEPNFPIIDSLTTLTAIAARTKRIKMGTGILVLPLRNAVALAKQLSSMDQLSEGRLVMGMASGWYKREFDALGIPFEKRGKIMDESLEVMRRLWSEASVSGEYPHYNLSKAVMYPKPAQKQIPLLIGGYVDAVLKRAAVSGDGWLTYFYRPADFKKSWDKILSFAKEAGKDPSKVLNASQLPIMVGKSRQAVEADMLDWLNKEWDFPAHSDCSRESAIMGSVDECVAQLKEHLALGVQKIIFVPYKYQKEQVEIIAREIIPRLKAS; encoded by the coding sequence ATGACGGAACTCACCAAGACGTTTGGCGTTGCGGCGCGCAACTTCACCGCCTATCCGGAAATGCCGAATGCTCGCGCGCTCGTGGACTACGGCGTCCGCGTCGAGGAGCTCGGCTATGACTCGGTCTGGGTCTGGGACCACATGCTGCTCGGCGTCGAGCCGAACTTCCCGATCATCGATTCGCTCACCACGCTGACCGCGATCGCGGCGCGCACCAAGCGCATCAAGATGGGCACCGGCATCCTGGTGCTGCCGCTGCGCAACGCCGTCGCGCTCGCCAAGCAGCTTTCCAGCATGGACCAGCTTTCCGAAGGCCGTCTCGTGATGGGCATGGCTTCGGGCTGGTACAAGCGCGAGTTCGACGCGCTCGGCATTCCCTTCGAGAAGCGCGGCAAGATCATGGACGAGAGTCTTGAGGTCATGCGCCGGCTCTGGAGCGAGGCCTCCGTCAGCGGCGAGTATCCGCACTACAACCTCTCCAAGGCGGTGATGTATCCGAAGCCGGCGCAGAAGCAGATTCCGCTTTTGATCGGCGGCTATGTCGACGCCGTGCTGAAGCGCGCCGCGGTGAGCGGCGACGGCTGGCTGACCTACTTCTACCGCCCTGCCGACTTCAAGAAGTCCTGGGACAAGATCCTCTCCTTCGCCAAGGAGGCCGGCAAGGATCCGTCCAAGGTGCTCAACGCCTCGCAGCTGCCGATCATGGTCGGCAAGTCGCGCCAGGCGGTCGAGGCCGACATGCTGGACTGGCTGAACAAGGAATGGGACTTCCCGGCGCACAGCGATTGCAGCCGCGAGAGCGCGATCATGGGTTCGGTCGACGAGTGCGTCGCCCAGCTCAAGGAGCATCTCGCGCTGGGCGTGCAGAAGATCATCTTCGTGCCCTACAAGTACCAGAAGGAGCAGGTCGAGATCATTGCGCGCGAGATCATTCCGCGGCTGAAGGCTTCCTGA
- a CDS encoding amidohydrolase family protein codes for MSVTLIENGYLLPMHSRQIIADGAIAFENSRIIYAGPASGFDRAKHRPGKVINAKGKAILPGLVNTHIHLVGAYMKGLTEDVAGSGDTAGLYKRGFPVVCSLADGDYYCGCMTHALEMVMSGTTTFNSTWMNERFAAPVVRDLGARAVLSEWIVGTDLLKLSAKNMERPWDQAMVEKGLDNAQDLFESWHGKANGRITTRISPGGPGYLSDKGIVQARDLAQKHGVGINIHIAEVPGETEFVTKRYGKRPMELGRDLGILTPQTVCFHCVYLNDSDIDIMAETRANLSHTAFHTPKRGYFPPMEKVYKKDVSVSLGTDWCSNDLWKFMRSAILFPRVKTGDVGMMDGYDALRLATVGGARALGMDKDIGTLEVGKKADVILLDLSPPWYRPIREKDLFSNIVYNSNGSDVTDVFVDGEQVVAGKLVKTVNAEEIMRECQERADRIWAKTLPD; via the coding sequence TTGAGCGTTACCTTGATTGAAAACGGTTATCTCTTGCCGATGCATTCGCGGCAGATCATCGCCGACGGCGCCATCGCGTTCGAGAATTCCCGCATCATCTATGCCGGCCCCGCCTCCGGCTTCGACCGCGCGAAGCACCGGCCCGGCAAGGTGATCAATGCGAAGGGCAAGGCGATCCTGCCGGGCCTCGTCAACACCCATATCCATCTGGTCGGCGCCTACATGAAGGGCCTCACCGAGGACGTCGCGGGATCGGGCGACACCGCGGGCCTCTACAAGCGCGGCTTTCCGGTGGTCTGCTCGCTCGCGGATGGCGATTATTATTGCGGCTGCATGACCCATGCGCTCGAAATGGTCATGAGCGGCACGACGACCTTCAACAGCACCTGGATGAACGAGCGGTTCGCCGCGCCCGTGGTGCGCGATCTCGGCGCGCGCGCGGTGCTGAGCGAGTGGATCGTCGGGACCGACCTGCTCAAGCTCTCGGCGAAGAACATGGAGCGGCCGTGGGATCAGGCCATGGTCGAGAAGGGATTGGACAACGCGCAGGACCTGTTCGAGTCCTGGCACGGCAAGGCCAACGGCAGGATCACGACGCGCATTTCGCCCGGCGGCCCGGGCTATCTGTCCGACAAGGGCATCGTGCAGGCGCGTGATCTCGCGCAGAAGCACGGTGTCGGCATCAACATCCACATCGCCGAGGTTCCCGGCGAGACCGAATTCGTCACCAAGCGCTACGGCAAGCGGCCGATGGAGCTCGGCCGCGATCTCGGCATCCTGACGCCGCAGACCGTCTGCTTCCATTGCGTTTACCTGAATGACTCCGACATCGACATCATGGCGGAAACCCGCGCGAACCTGTCGCACACGGCGTTCCACACGCCGAAGCGCGGCTACTTCCCGCCGATGGAAAAGGTCTACAAGAAGGACGTCAGCGTCTCCCTGGGGACCGACTGGTGCTCGAACGACCTCTGGAAGTTCATGCGCTCGGCCATCCTGTTTCCGCGCGTCAAGACCGGCGACGTCGGCATGATGGACGGCTACGACGCACTGCGCCTGGCGACCGTCGGCGGCGCCAGGGCGCTTGGCATGGACAAGGACATCGGCACGCTCGAGGTCGGCAAGAAGGCCGACGTCATCCTGCTCGACCTCTCGCCGCCCTGGTATCGCCCGATCCGCGAGAAGGATCTGTTCTCCAACATCGTCTACAATTCCAACGGCAGCGACGTGACCGACGTCTTTGTCGACGGCGAGCAGGTCGTCGCGGGCAAGCTGGTCAAGACCGTCAATGCCGAGGAGATCATGCGCGAGTGCCAGGAGCGCGCCGATCGGATCTGGGCCAAGACGTTGCCGGACTAG
- a CDS encoding D-2-hydroxyacid dehydrogenase, translated as MTVSQSILVYSKYQHDLPKFEKVLSKALPDVEINYADTPERAERHFPHTTILYGWGFTAAWLRQMPQLRWVQKMGAGVDDIVGSWPADRDIVLTRTDGRLIATRMAEYVLAMILDHNLRLDYARDLQQKRSWAYFEPGKLAQLTVGIAGLGEIGSEVAKLLRPHKCRLIGWRRSEAKADFVDKVFVGDGQLRDFVAGCDVVVLVLPMTAGTRRKFNRDVFASFKPNAHLINVGRGGVIDEDDLLAAFDQGRLARASLDVFGEEPLPAAHPFWTHPRVVMTPHICGPLIPEDVAPHFVANVKAYMAGQPLTNRVDVGRQY; from the coding sequence GTGACGGTATCGCAGTCGATCCTCGTCTATTCGAAGTATCAGCACGATCTGCCGAAGTTCGAGAAGGTTCTGTCGAAGGCCTTGCCCGACGTCGAGATCAACTATGCCGATACGCCGGAGCGCGCGGAGCGACATTTTCCCCACACCACCATCCTCTATGGCTGGGGCTTCACCGCCGCGTGGCTGCGCCAGATGCCGCAGCTCCGCTGGGTCCAGAAGATGGGTGCAGGCGTCGACGACATCGTCGGCAGCTGGCCCGCCGACCGCGACATCGTGCTCACGCGCACCGACGGCCGCCTGATCGCGACCCGCATGGCCGAATATGTGCTGGCCATGATCCTCGACCACAACCTTCGGCTCGACTACGCACGCGACCTGCAGCAGAAGCGGTCGTGGGCATATTTCGAGCCCGGCAAGCTGGCCCAGCTTACGGTCGGCATTGCGGGGCTGGGCGAGATCGGCTCCGAAGTCGCGAAGCTGCTCCGCCCGCACAAATGCCGGCTCATCGGCTGGCGCCGCTCGGAGGCGAAGGCTGATTTCGTCGACAAGGTCTTTGTCGGGGACGGGCAGCTCCGCGACTTCGTTGCCGGATGCGATGTCGTGGTCCTGGTGCTGCCGATGACCGCGGGCACGCGGCGGAAATTCAATCGCGATGTCTTTGCCTCGTTCAAGCCGAACGCGCATCTCATCAACGTCGGCCGCGGCGGCGTCATCGACGAGGACGATCTGCTCGCCGCCTTCGACCAGGGCCGGCTGGCGCGCGCGAGCCTCGACGTGTTTGGCGAGGAGCCCTTGCCCGCCGCGCATCCGTTCTGGACCCATCCGCGCGTGGTGATGACGCCACACATCTGCGGCCCCCTGATACCGGAAGACGTGGCGCCGCATTTCGTGGCGAACGTGAAGGCATACATGGCGGGCCAGCCGCTGACCAATCGCGTCGACGTCGGCAGGCAGTACTGA
- a CDS encoding xanthine dehydrogenase family protein molybdopterin-binding subunit, which translates to MAAQGIGASVLRKEDDRFLRGRGEYVGDIRLPGTRDVAFVRSPLAHARIKAIRVPERYRGSVFTAADIADSTQPIRAYSGLPGFKRSDQPILAHEKVRQVGELIAMCVADTRAEAEDIAAAVEVEFEELPAIHDMLQAKQKGAALVHEHWGDNIFLETFVNVNMEAAFDAPIKITREISTARQAMAPMEGRGTVAVWHKRMDQLVLYTGNQQPHIVRNGLAECLGLEQIQIRIVSPDVGGGFGYKGIVLPEDVCLGWLAMRCGHPVRWIEDRREHLTAAANCREHHYIITVYADRDGRLRGVDCEATVDSGAYSSYPFSACLEAAQIASILPGPYDFPSYRCRTWSVATNKCPILPYRGVARTGVCYALELMLDAVAREAGIEPYEVRLKNLVQPEQMPFDNITKKHFDSGDYPESLRQALAKIDLAGLRARQKQGEPDGRLIGVGLSVYCEQGAHGTSVYAGWGIPMVPGHEQATARMTPDGGLELRVGVHSHGQSMETTLPQVAHEILGIDVAKIKLVHGDTEYTPYSTGSWGSRCAVMAGGAVATASREIAKLAKGIGAHLLQTDVDQVRLENGAVVGPSGSVTLQEIAYTWYRRPQDLPPSVDPRGLEVTIGYKPVRDSGTFSYATHIAVVAVDPEMGDIELLDYVIVEDGGKLINPMVVDGQIYGGLAQGIGTALYEEMNYDASGQPLASTFADYLLPGPTEVPAPKVGHMETLAPYTEFGVKGLGEGGAIAPPAAIGNAVNDALKAYGAELLRSPMTPRRVLEALHAASEKRKQGAGLAEGARA; encoded by the coding sequence ATGGCCGCTCAAGGAATCGGTGCCTCGGTTCTCCGCAAGGAAGACGATCGCTTCCTGCGCGGCCGTGGCGAGTATGTCGGCGACATCCGACTGCCGGGGACGCGCGACGTCGCCTTCGTCCGCAGCCCCTTGGCGCACGCCCGCATCAAGGCGATCCGGGTTCCCGAGCGCTACCGCGGCAGCGTCTTCACCGCGGCCGATATCGCCGACAGCACCCAGCCGATCCGCGCCTATTCGGGGCTGCCGGGCTTCAAGCGCTCCGATCAGCCGATCCTGGCGCATGAAAAGGTGCGGCAGGTCGGCGAGCTGATCGCGATGTGCGTCGCCGATACGCGGGCCGAGGCGGAAGACATTGCCGCCGCCGTCGAGGTGGAGTTCGAGGAACTGCCCGCCATCCATGACATGCTCCAGGCGAAGCAGAAGGGCGCCGCGCTGGTGCACGAGCACTGGGGCGACAACATCTTCCTGGAAACCTTCGTCAATGTGAACATGGAGGCGGCCTTCGACGCCCCCATCAAGATCACGCGGGAAATCTCCACCGCGCGCCAGGCCATGGCGCCGATGGAAGGCCGCGGCACGGTCGCGGTCTGGCACAAGCGCATGGACCAGCTCGTGCTGTACACCGGCAACCAGCAGCCGCACATCGTGCGCAACGGGCTCGCCGAGTGCCTGGGGCTCGAGCAGATCCAGATCCGCATCGTCTCGCCGGATGTCGGCGGCGGCTTCGGCTACAAGGGCATCGTGCTGCCGGAGGACGTTTGCCTGGGCTGGCTTGCGATGCGCTGCGGCCATCCGGTGCGCTGGATCGAGGATCGCCGCGAGCACCTGACGGCAGCCGCGAATTGCCGCGAGCATCACTACATCATCACGGTCTACGCCGACCGCGACGGCAGACTGCGCGGCGTCGACTGCGAGGCGACGGTCGATTCCGGCGCCTATTCGTCCTACCCGTTCTCGGCCTGCCTCGAGGCGGCGCAGATCGCGAGCATCCTGCCGGGGCCGTATGATTTCCCGTCCTATCGCTGCCGCACCTGGTCGGTGGCGACCAACAAGTGTCCGATCCTGCCGTATCGCGGCGTGGCGCGCACCGGCGTGTGCTACGCGCTGGAGCTGATGCTGGACGCGGTGGCGCGCGAGGCGGGCATCGAGCCCTACGAGGTTCGCTTGAAGAACCTCGTGCAGCCCGAGCAGATGCCGTTCGACAACATCACCAAGAAGCACTTCGACAGCGGCGACTATCCGGAATCGCTGCGCCAGGCGCTCGCCAAGATCGACCTGGCCGGCTTGCGCGCGCGGCAGAAGCAGGGCGAGCCGGACGGCCGCCTGATCGGCGTCGGTCTTTCCGTCTATTGCGAGCAGGGCGCGCACGGCACCTCCGTCTATGCCGGCTGGGGCATTCCGATGGTGCCCGGCCACGAGCAGGCGACCGCGCGCATGACGCCGGACGGCGGGCTCGAGCTGCGCGTCGGCGTGCATTCGCACGGCCAGAGCATGGAGACCACGCTGCCGCAGGTCGCCCACGAGATCCTCGGCATCGACGTCGCCAAGATCAAGCTGGTGCATGGCGACACCGAATACACGCCCTATTCCACCGGAAGCTGGGGCTCGCGCTGCGCCGTCATGGCGGGCGGGGCGGTGGCGACCGCCTCGCGCGAGATCGCCAAGCTTGCGAAAGGCATCGGCGCGCATCTGCTGCAGACCGATGTCGATCAGGTGCGGCTGGAGAACGGCGCGGTGGTCGGTCCGTCCGGCAGCGTGACGTTGCAGGAGATCGCCTACACCTGGTACCGCCGGCCGCAGGACCTGCCGCCCTCGGTCGATCCGCGCGGCCTCGAAGTGACGATCGGCTACAAGCCGGTGCGCGATTCCGGCACCTTCAGCTACGCCACGCATATCGCGGTCGTCGCGGTCGATCCCGAAATGGGCGATATCGAGCTGCTCGACTACGTGATCGTCGAGGACGGCGGCAAGCTGATCAACCCGATGGTGGTCGACGGCCAGATCTATGGCGGCCTTGCGCAAGGCATCGGCACCGCGCTGTATGAGGAAATGAATTACGACGCTTCCGGCCAGCCGCTGGCTTCGACCTTTGCCGACTACCTGCTGCCGGGACCGACCGAAGTGCCGGCGCCGAAGGTCGGCCACATGGAGACGCTTGCGCCCTACACTGAGTTCGGCGTGAAGGGTCTGGGAGAGGGCGGGGCGATCGCGCCGCCGGCCGCGATCGGCAACGCGGTCAACGATGCGCTCAAGGCCTACGGTGCCGAGCTTCTGCGTTCGCCGATGACGCCGCGCCGCGTGCTGGAGGCGCTGCATGCGGCTTCCGAGAAGCGCAAGCAGGGCGCGGGGCTTGCCGAGGGAGCGCGCGCGTGA
- a CDS encoding ABC transporter substrate-binding protein, which produces MADLLNRRAFNKALAGVAAAAALPSFSVVSYGQNQPTKVQLTLPWLPIGSYAAFIVARDLGYWKSRGLDVEVARGYGSADASKKVGLGQFNYGDASFSVMLQTVAQGMDLVGLGLHMQISPLAVFTLKKSGIKSPKDLEGKTIGATPTTGDYHLFPAFAKAAGVDRSKVTFRFLDGNVRAQSLLDGRVDALTGYYSTDAAPLWTGGGEIDIMLYHSYGVRIYDTGLLALRPQIETFPEVTKAIVEGAMEGLKFTYLKPEETLDLHIKAVKEFQGSERSRETLKHQIAINTALGLHPGPKKNGLGWFVPEEVKSSVEVAKTYLELKNDINPEKVYTNKYLGSVRLTDDEWAGVEKGVKSYVLWS; this is translated from the coding sequence ATGGCTGATCTTCTTAATCGACGGGCATTTAACAAGGCGCTGGCGGGTGTCGCGGCGGCAGCGGCGCTGCCGTCCTTCAGCGTCGTTTCCTACGGCCAGAACCAGCCGACCAAGGTGCAGCTCACGCTGCCCTGGCTGCCGATCGGGTCCTATGCCGCGTTCATCGTGGCGCGCGATCTCGGCTACTGGAAGTCGCGCGGCCTCGATGTCGAGGTGGCGCGCGGCTACGGATCGGCGGACGCCAGCAAGAAGGTCGGTCTCGGCCAGTTCAACTACGGCGACGCCAGCTTCTCGGTGATGCTGCAGACCGTGGCGCAGGGCATGGACCTGGTCGGTCTCGGCCTGCATATGCAGATCTCGCCGCTCGCGGTGTTCACGCTGAAGAAGAGCGGCATCAAGAGCCCGAAGGATCTCGAGGGCAAGACGATCGGCGCAACGCCGACGACCGGCGACTATCATCTGTTTCCGGCGTTTGCGAAGGCCGCGGGCGTCGACCGCTCCAAGGTCACGTTCCGCTTCCTCGACGGCAATGTCAGGGCGCAATCGCTGCTCGACGGCCGGGTCGATGCGCTCACCGGCTATTACAGCACGGACGCCGCACCCTTGTGGACCGGCGGGGGCGAGATCGACATCATGCTGTACCACAGCTACGGCGTGCGGATTTACGACACCGGCCTGCTCGCGCTGCGTCCGCAGATCGAAACGTTCCCCGAGGTCACCAAGGCGATCGTCGAAGGGGCGATGGAAGGGCTCAAGTTCACCTATCTCAAGCCCGAGGAGACGCTCGACCTCCACATCAAGGCGGTGAAGGAATTCCAGGGCTCCGAACGCAGCCGCGAGACGCTCAAGCATCAGATCGCCATCAACACCGCGCTCGGCTTGCATCCCGGGCCGAAGAAGAATGGTCTCGGCTGGTTCGTCCCCGAGGAGGTGAAGTCGAGCGTCGAGGTCGCCAAGACCTATCTCGAGCTGAAAAACGACATCAATCCGGAGAAAGTCTACACCAACAAATATCTCGGCTCGGTGCGGCTCACCGACGACGAGTGGGCCGGCGTCGAGAAGGGCGTCAAGTCCTATGTGCTGTGGTCTTGA